Genomic segment of Cytobacillus suaedae:
CTAACTTTGAAAGAGGGGTTTGATTAAGCTATGAAAAGATGGCTACCAAAGGTGCGCACATTTTTATTATTTGGTTTGATGGCGCTACTGTTAGCAGGTTGTGGTAAACCATTTTTGTCCACACTTCAACCAGCTGGTGAAGTGGCGGATGATCAGTACTCACTAATGATTTTGAGTACCTTAATTATGGTAATTGTTATTTTAGTAGTAACAGTTATATTCATTTATGTTGTAATACGTTTCCGTAGACGTCCAGGGGATGAAAATATTGTCCCTAAGCAAGTAGAAGGAAGTCACAAGCTAGAAGTAATTTGGACAGTTATCCCAATTATCCTTTTAATTATTTTAGCTGTGCCTACAGTTGCTTCTACTTTTAAACTTGCGGATGTTTCTCCTATGCTAGAAGAAACACGTGATGAGGATGCTCTTGTAGTTAATGTAACTGCAAACCTTTATTGGTGGGAGTTTGAATACCCAGATTTAGGGGTAGTTACTGGTCAAGAATTAGTTGTTCCTACTGATGAGAGAGTTTACTTCAACTTAAAAGCTTCTGATGTAAAGCACTCATTCTGGATTCCATCTGTTGGTGGGAAAATGGATACAAACACTGATAACGTAAACCAGTTTTGGTTAGAGTTTGACCAAGAAAGAGCTCAAGAAATCTTTTATGGTATCTGTGCTGAGCTATGTGGTCCTTCACATGCTTTCATGGACTTTAAAGTTAAACCATTGCCTAGAGCAGAGTTTGATAAGTGGATTGAGGATATGAAAGTAGCTACTCACGAGCCACAATCAGAATTAGCTAGTGCGGGTGAACAAATCTTTAATGATAGTAGCTGTATTGCATGTCACGCAATTAATGCCTCTGAAAAGAGAGCAACTGCACCTAGCTTAGCTAATTTCGGTGAACGTGTGAAAATTGCTGGTATCTTAGATTACAATGAAGAAAATTTAAAAGACTGGTTAAGAGATCCTGAATCAATTAAACCAGGTAACAAAATGACAAACACTTACCCTGAACTTTCTGAGGAAGAGTTAGATGCTCTTGCAGAATACTTAATGGGTCTTAAGGTACAAGATTAATGGATTTTCCATTACGATAAAAAGGAGGTAACACTGTGAGTACGTTAACTCAGAAAAAAGGATTCGGCGCAACAGTTTGGGATTATTTAACAACTGTTGATCATAAAAAAATCGCCATCCTTTATCTAATTGCTGGTGGATTCTTCTTCCTTGTTGGGGGATTAGAAGCACTTATTATCCGTATTCAGTTAGCTGTACCTGATAGTAATTTTGTCAGTGCAGGACTGTATAATGAAATATTAACAATGCATGGTACAACGATGATTTTCCTTGCGGCAATGCCGTTATTGTTTGCATTGATGAATGCCGTTGTTCCTTTACAAATTGGTGCACGTGACGTAGCCTTTCCTTTTGTTAACGCATTAGGGTTTTGGTTATTCTTCTTTGGTGGAGTTTTCTTAAACTTAAGTTGGTTCTTAGGTGGAGCACCTGATGCAGGGTGGACTTCATATGCGTCATTATCTTTAGCATCACCTACACACGGTATTGACTTTTATGCACTTGGTCTACAAATCTCAGGTATTGGTACGTTAATTGGGGGTATTAACTTCCTAGTAACAATTATTAATATGCGTGCACCTGGTATGACTTATATGCGTATGCCTTTATTTACATGGTCTACGTTTGTAGCTTCTGCATTAATATTATTTGCTTTCCCTCCATTAACTGTAGGTTTAGCACTATTAATGTTTGATCGTCTTTTCGGTACTGGATTCTTTGATCCTACAATGGGTGGAAACACAATTATTTGGGAGCACTTATTCTGGATTTTCGGACATCCTGAAGTATACATCTTGATTTTGCCAGCATTTGGGGTTTTCTCTGAAATATTTGCTACATTCTCAAGAAAACGTTTATTCGGTTACTCATCTATGGTATTTGCTACTGTATTAATTGGATTCTTAGGATTCATGGTATGGGCTCACCATATGTTTACAACTGGTTTAGGCCCAATTGCTAATGCGATTTTCGCTGTAGCAACTATGGCTATTGGGGTTCCCACTGGTATTAAAATATTTAACTGGCTATTTACTATGTGGGGCGGACAGATTAAATTTACAACACCTATGCTTTATGCGATTGCATTTATCCCTTCATTTGTAATGGGTGGGGTGACTGGTGTCATGCTAGCGGCTGCGACAGCTGACTACCAATACCATGATACTTATTTCGTGGTTGCTCACTTCCATTATGTTATCGTTGGTGGGGTAGTGTTTGGTTTACTTGCAGGTGTGCACTACTGGTGGCCATTAATGTTTGGTAGAATGCTAAACGAAACATTAGGAAAAATCACTTTCTGGTTATTCTTAATTGGTTTCCACTTAACATTCTTTATTCAACATTTCCTAGGCTTAATGGGGATGCAACGTCGTATCTTTACATTCCTTCCAGGAAAAGGTTTAGATACTGGTAATTTAATCAGTTCAATTGGTGCAATCTTCATGGCCGTTTCAACTTTAGTATTACTTTATAACGTTATTAAGACATCAATTAACGGACCAAAGGCAAGTAAAGATCCTTGGGGAGACGGTCGTACTTTAGAATGGGCTCTTCCGGTTCCTACTCCTGAGTACAACTTTAAACAACTTCCATTAGTGCGTGGATTAGATGCACTATGGGTTGAGAAAATGGCAGGTAAAAAAGAAATGACACCTGCTGAACCAATCGGTGATATCCATATGCCAAATGCATCAATCTTACCGTTCACCATTTCATTAGGATTATTTATTGGCGCATTTGGAATTATGTACCGCACAGAAGAACCTTGGGCTTACCCGGTATTATTCCTTGGTGCAATCATTACATTTGGTTCAATGTTGTTACGTTCAGTAATTGATGATCACGGATATCATATTCATAAAGAAGAATTATTGAAGGATGATAATGATAAGGGGGTTAAGGCATAATGCACGTTGAAGAGAAATTAACAGCTGAAACATTTCCTGACTCTCCCGAAAAAGCAACCCTTGAAGGTAAAAATAAGTTTTTAGGTTTCTGGTTATTTTTAGGTGGAGAAACTGTCCTGTTTGCTTCTTTATTCGCAACATATCTTGCATTAAAGGATCAAACAAATGGAGGTCCAACAGGTCAGGAGATCTTTGACCTTCCACTAGTTTTCATAGCAACAATGTTGTTATTAACTAGTTCGTTAACAAGTGTGTACGCAATGTACCATATGAAAAATTTTGACTTTAGAAAAATGCAGTTATGGCTTGGTGTAACTGTATTCTTAGGAGCTTTGTTCCTAGCACTAGAAATTTATGAATTTAATCATTATGTGCACTTAGAGCATACAATTACTAGTAGTGCATTCGGTTCTGCATTTTATGTACTTGTTGGAACTCACGGTGCTCACGTTGCCTTTGGATTATGCTGGATCACTGCATTAATGATTCGTAATTCAAAACGTGGATTAGATCTTTACAATGCACCTAAATTCTATGTTGCGAGTTTATACTGGCACTTTATCGATGTTGTGTGGATCTTCATCTTCACGGTAGTATACTTAATGGGAATGGTGGGATAAACTGATGGCGGCAAATTTATCAAATTCAGGTAACCCTAAAGTTGATTTGGTATATCGTAAGAAGAAAAATGCAGAAGACATGAAGTACCAAGTAATTACATTTATAATTACGTTATTTCTAACAATCATGGCATTTTTGGCAGTTGGTCTTGATTTTACAGGATGGTATGTTGTTCCATTTATCATTCTGTTGGCTGTCGTACAATTAATCTTTCAACTTTATTATTTCATGCATATGTCTCATAAAGGTCATGAAGTTCCTGCACTATTCCTATACTCCGGTGTAGCAGTAGCTGCAATTACTATCCTTGCCTTTATGACAATCATTTGGTGGTAATTATATCGAAAAGAAAATCGGCTTATAGCCGGTTTTCTTTTTTACTATCTGGACTTCTTTTTAAAGAGTTTTCACTATTAAGAGTGTAAAAATGTTACCAAAACGTTCATTTGTTTAGTTCAGGTAAACTGATGTATAATATAATTGTCGCAATTTGCAACTTAATGAGGTGAAATTATGTCTTTAAGTTTATTCGGATTTCAAGCGATGTGGAGTCCATATTTTTTCATTACCGTTTTGGCTTTAACCGTTCTTTACTTTGTGTTAATTGGCCCAATGAGAAGTAGATTTAAGAACAGTGAACCTGCAACCTTAAAGCAACAGTTCCTGTTTGTAACAGCCATGATACTATTATATATTTGTAAAGGTGGTCCACTGGATCTTTTAGGTCATTTAATATTTAGTGCTCATATGGGACAGATGGCAATCTTATATTTAGCTATTCCTCCATTAGTTATATTAGGTATACCTTCTTGGCTCTTACGTAGTATTGTTGAATTACCAGTTGTTAAACCATTGATGAAATTTTTCACAAAACCATTAATTGCATTAATTCTATTTAATGGAGTATTCTCTTTTTATCATATCCCATTAATTTTTGATGTTGTTAAAACTGATATGTTACTACATTCAATGACAACAGCTCTACTTTTCATCGCTTCCTTTATTATGTGGTGGCCACTTGTAAATCCTTTAGAAGAGTGGGAGACATTGTCAGGCGTTAAAAAGGTTGGATATATATTTGCGGATGGTATCTTATTAACTCCAGCATGTGCACTAATCATTTTTGCTGAGACACCTCTCTATGCGACATATACAGATCCACAAGCATGGGTAAATGCTTTACAACTCTGTGTACCAGCTAGTATGTTAGCAACCCTTGACCTGGGAGGACCCGAAATGTTTAACATCATGTCACCTTTAGAGGACCAACGTACAGGTGGAGTTATTATGAAAATTATTCAAGAGATTGTGTATGGTAGTATTTTAGGATATGTATTTTACCAATGGGTTCGTAGGGAAAAAGAGCAGGATGACATTGATACCTTACAAATGAATCCACACACGACTGAATAATATTTTTATCTCAGTTTAGACACTTTATTTTTGAAATGAGAGAGGAAAGAATATGAACCATTCAATACCGGTTTTACCTACAATTAGTACAATCTTTATTGTCATTAGTGCGATTCTGGTGGCGATAGGTTGGTATTTAGTTAGTAAAAGAAATATAGAAGGTCACCGCAAAGTTATGACACTTGCAGCAGTGGCTGCTTTAATTTTCTTTATTATCTATGCATCAAGAACTATTTTTGTTGGAAATACTGCCTTTGGTGGTCCTGAAGATATGAAAATTTACTATACATCATTTCTAATATTTCATATTATACTAGCTACAACAGGGGCTGTTTTTGGGATTACTACACTATATTTAGGGTTTAAAGATCGTATTGCCAAACATAGAAAACTTGGACCGGTTACAAGTATTATTTGGTTCTTTACAGCAATTACAGGTGTTGCAGTTTACCTGCTGTTATATGTTTTCTACTCAGGTGGGGAAACAACTTCAGTTATAAAAGCAATACTAGGTTTCTAATATTGTAATATGTATAAGGTGTTATGGAATACAATTATTCTATAGCATCTTTTTTTATTGAGAAAAATTGGTTTTTTATTTTTGTAAAATCAACATCCACCTCTTAATTGCTATTTCTTTAATTCACTATTTTGTCGATTAAACAATATTTGAAAGGGGAGAGATGTGAATAATGATTGAAATTTTTACAGATCGTTTACTTATCGTCCCTTGTTCGCTAGATATTGCCAAATCCTTGGTTTTCCATAGGAAAGAGCTAGAAAAGAGATCTCCTATTATTATTCCTAAAGGGTGGCCTTATCCAAGTGTGACAGGTATGCTACCGATTTATATTGAGAAATTAGAAAATGATGAGTCTGAATATGGCTGGGGACTTTGGCTAATCATTAATTATGCGGAAAAGAGTATTATTGGGGATGTTTATGTTAATAGCAAGCCTGATGAAAATGGTACGGTTCATTTGAGTTATACGATGGTTAAGGATTTAGAAGACAGCAGTTTAACATATGAAAGTATGGACGCATTAATTGAATGGATGATTACTCAAAAAGATGTAAAAAAAGTAATCACAGAATGCTGTGATCATAATACTGAATCAATTAAGTTGTTTGAGAAATTAGGAATGAGATGTACTAGGAAAGATGGAAGTTTTTTAAAATGGGAGCTACGAAAAGCGATCTAAAAAAAGAGAGGTGGATTTCGCCACCTCTCTTATATTTTAAAATTAAATTTTATAATTCCAGCTTCACGTGCTGAGTTAAATGCAATTAATAAAATAGGGCCAATGATAAACCCAAGGATTCCAATTAGTTTTAACCCAAGATACATTGCAATTAAGGTCGACAATGGAGATAGCCCAATATGACTTCCCATTACCTTTGGTTCAATTGTTCTCCTAATAACTAGTAAGATTACTCCTAAGATTGCTAACTCTGTACCAAGTACAATATCTCCAGTAATGAAATGAAATAGTGCCCATGGACCCATGATTACGATAGAACCGATAATAGGAATAACATCAATAATCCAGATAATAAAAGCCATCATTAACGCAACATCTGGAGCAATAATTAGTAAGCCAATGAATGAAGTAATGAAAATAATGATACTTACTAAAAATTGTGCTTTTATAAATCCGAAGAAAACATATGAAAGTCTAGAAGTCATAAAGTTAACTTTATCAACTGTTCGACTTGTAAATAGAGTATATAGTTTTTCCTTAAGGTTAGGCATTTCTATCATTAGTAAGAATAATGCGATTAAATATACAATAAAACTTACTAAATAACTTGGTATTTCTGTTATTAGTGATCTTAAGTTATCAATATTCACATATGCAAGAAGTCCCGTTTGAAAGTTGTATAAAGTTTCTTCAACCTGCCTTGTGATTACTTCGACAAACTCTGGAGGAAGATCTTGTGATCGATAATACAGGTTTTTCTCAACTTCTAATAACACACGGTTTATTTCATAAATGTAAATAGGTGCATTTTCAATAATTTGAATAGCCTCTGCAATTACCTTTGTTATTAAAAAGTAACTTCCAAGTGCCATTAACAATAAAAAAATTATGAAAATGATAGTAACAGATAAAGTTCTTTTTATCTTAAAACGTTTTTGAAAAAGTTTTACTGCGGGTTCGAGTAGAAGTGCAGTAACAAAAGCGATAATCAAAGGTATGGAAACAGGAAGTATCCAATATCCAAGTAAAATGATGAGTAGAATAGAAAGTACAATTAAAATGGTTCGTTTATTGAATAAACTGGACAATAGGTTACTCCTTTCATAAAAAAACAATGCTACATAAAATTATAGTAAAGAATTACAATAAAACCAACTAAAATATATCAAACTAAAGCACAAAATAAGTTGTTTGGATAAGTGCCCATTTTTGGTAAACAACATAAACTATATAAAGATGTAATTTCAGAAAAAAATCGCGCTATAAGGAGTTGGTTTATTTGATCGAAAAATTACTTGCAAATGGAAAGCTACTCATTACTGAAGAGGTATTAGCATTAATTACGTTATTAACAATAGATGAAACAGAAGGTATAGCTAAGACTGTCTCTGGAGTAAAGAATGAAATCTTCAATGTCTTAAGTTCAAAATTCACTCGTAAAGGTGTTACCATAGAAAATTCAGAGGGTGGGGTATCAATTGAGATTCGAATCTCACTTTACTACGGAAATAATATCATTGAAACATGTAAAAAGCTTCAAGAATCAGTAGTCCGAGAAATTGAAGCAATGACTGGTGTTGTTGTAAAGGACATTAACATTAAAGTTGAGCAAATCATTAAAGCATCTTAAAAAAGTTATGAAAAGGGAACAGATGATTAGTTATCTGTCCCCTCGAATATTACTGATTAATTTTTGCTACGCCTTCTTTGATTTGGCTTAGTAGTTTCTGGCTTTGATCTACAAGCGCTTTAGGGAAGGTTTCTCCTTCACCATACTCCACACCATGTGGGTAATAGTGTTTTCCTAATAAAGGTGGTAATAATTTTATAATTGCGTGACTAGCGTCAACTTCACCTTCAACAGCAAAACCTTGAACTCGTAAATAAAAAACACCATCTTTTGTTTCAAATTTGCGATCATATGTAACACGCTCATAATCCCATTGACCAGCTAGTACAAATCCTAAATCCTCCATTAATGAAGTTAATCTAGAGAAATCTACTGTTTGATTTTCAATACCAGTATTTTCAAATTTCATAATAGTCCCTCCTAAAACATACAACAAGAAATGTTCTCTGTATAATAATAGTACGAAAAACGTCAAGATGCAATCTATAGATGTAAGACGTACTGAAAATGTACTAAATATGTCATATTTTTATTTTATTGAATAGGACAAGAGTTTGAGAAACAAACTAATATTGCCTTTCTTTATGGTTTAAGGGCAGGATTTATTATTTGAGGAGGTCTACTATGCAATCTGTTCGTGAAATAATGACTTCGGATGTTGAGTATTGTACTCCATTAGACAATGTATATGAGGTTGCAGTAAAAATGAAAGAACATGATGTTGGTGTAATTCCAATTGTTGATAATGATAAACTGGTTGGCATGATCACTGACAGAGATTTAGTTATTAGAGGGTATGCAGAAAAACATTCTGGATCGACAAAAGTTACGGATGTAATGAGCGATGAATTAATTACCATTAAACCTGATACTTCTGTTTACGAAGCTTCTCAGTTAATGTCTAAACACCAAATCCGACGTTTACCAGTTGTTGAGCATGATAAGTTAGTTGGGATTGTAGCACTAGGGGATTTAGCAACTAATAAGTTGTCAGATCAAAAAGCAGGACAAGCACTTAGTGAAATTTCAGAGAATGAAACTATGCATCATTAATAAGGTGAAAATTGACAAGGACACTTAAGAACCTTAAGTGACCTTGTTTTTTTGTTGTAAAAAATAGCACTTTCTTTCAGCAGTAGAACATTAACATACTGGCACTTTGTTTATTGAAATTAAATTGTGTCATTTTTAAGTAATAAAATCTAGTAATGAAAAATATAATGATAGAAAACATGATAGGGAGGGATACCCCTGAAACATTTTAGAAGTTTTACTATATTCATTCTATTAATCCTTACTAGTATTTTCATACTTATTACAGCCAATACAGAAAAAGATCCAATATTAAATAGTAGTATCCCTACTGCAACAGAAACTAGTGTGGAAATTCCTGTACTAGAAGAATCCCCTAAAAGAAAAATGCCCACGGATGGGCTCTTTACATATATGGGGAAGACGGTAGAGGAGATTGAAGAATTGCTAGGGAAGCCCACCAGAGTAGACCAATCTGCATACGAATATAATTGGTGGATTTATAATCACTATCCAAATGCCTACATTCAAGTTGGGATCAAAGATAATAAAGTAGTTACTGTATATGGTATTGGTGAAGAAATAAATACTCTTCCACTATCAATTAATCAAACAATGGAAGAGGTTCAGGAGCAATTTGAATTTGAGAATACTATTTCTTTAACTGCAAAAGGAAATTCGTATCGTTTTGAATTAACAGAAGAGGAAAGACAACAGAGACCACTAGTTGTATTTGGAGATATTTATGTTCAGCTTTACTTTGATAAAATTACAGGTAAGCTTTCAAGTATTCGTTTAATGGATAACGAAGTATTAGTCAAACAAAGACCTTATGAACTTGTTTATCGGGGAGAACTTTTATCCGCAAAGGAATTATCAGTGGATGAGTGGAAGAACGTTGAAAAAGGAATAGAAACACAAATCCTTGATATAACAAATATGATGCGTTTTAGGCATAACCTAGATCCTGTAAAATGGCATGAGGAAACTTCTATTGTTGCTTATAAACATAGTGAGGATATGAGAAATAATGATTTCTTTTCACATGACTCCCCAACAAACGGCGGCCTTGCAGATCGATTGGCAAAAGGTGAGGTATTGTATCAGTTAGCTGGTGAGAATATTGCAGCAAAATATGTAGATGGCATTGCGGTTGTAGAAGGTTGGTTAAATAGTGAAGGACACCGTGAAACGTTACTAAACGAAAAGTTTACACACCTGGGTGTAGGGGTCTTTGAAAAATACTACACACAGAATTTTATACAAACTTGGGAATAGCCTAGAAATTAACCTATTGCCAAAAAAACAAGAGAAGGCCCGTTAAGAGCCTTCTCTTTAATCTTGTTCTTTAAACTTTGTAAATCGAAAGATATCATTTTCCCACTTACCAATACACTGTATTTTAGTTCCATGTGTAAATGTAGGTGGTGTACATTCATTAGTAATCGGGACGATATGTCTTGCTTTTGTGTATTTATGTTGTTCTTTTATGACAAGGTCCGTTACAAAAATGTATCTATTATAATAGTACCTCTGTTTCTCTTTCGTAATATTAGTAATTGTACCACTGAGCATAGCCTCTTCTTCAACATTATTAACAGCAAGCCATTTAGCCGTGAAATCTTTTCTTTCTCTTTTTGTAATAATGAAAAAGCAAAGGAAGAGAATCGGGATCACAATTGCTGCTACCATACCTATTCCTCCGGTTATATTGACCTTATAAACTTATCTTTTTGTTATAATAAAAAAGCTGCCCGTGGCGTGGGCAATTAGTTTGCCATCGTCACGAAAGACTTTTCCTTCAGTTACTACTATCTTTGAACCTTGATGAATAATATTTGCAACACACCTAAGTTCTAAGCCTTTTCCAGGTGCGACATAGTTTATTTTCATTTCAGACGTTACTGCTGCCTGTCCTTCGGGTAAATGGTAGTGAACTAACGAACCCATTGCTGAATCAAGAAGGGTTGCAGTAATACCTCCGTGGACTATATCAAGCGAATTTTGAATAAGGTCTGTATTTGGAATGATCATCTCATATTGTTTATCATCTGTAAGACGGCTAGTGGAACCAAGAATTCCACCCAAATAAGATCCATTTTGTTTTGTCTGTTTCCTAACTAAACCATCAAGCAGTATTTCTAGAACTTGCTGGTCCTTTTCACTTGAATTTTCTAAAATCTGATTAAATTTTTGTGTAAGATCTGCATTCATTATTTATAAATCCTTCTTTCATTTTCCTGAGTAATATTGACATTGTAACAACAATTTAAGTCATTTGGCAATTTTCAATCCTCTAAAATTGGGCGAACAATTAAGGTGTATCTTAGATAGTATGTAGTAGGCAATTGTATTAATTATGAGGTGAGGTATATGAGTAGGCAACAAGTACATCCATCTATTGTGAAATTCAAGGAATTTGTTAAAGAGCATCCTCAGCTAATTCAAGAGGTTAGGGCTGGTAAGAAATCTTGGCAGGAAGTATATGAGGATTGGTATCTTTTAGGTGAAAGTGATAAGTCATGGGAAAAATATAAAAGCAATCAATCTGGATCGAAAAGTGATTCTAATAGTGAATCTAAAAAAGACTTTATGTCACAAATCTTTACTATGATAAAAAATGTGGATATGAATCAATTTCAACAACAAATTTCCAATGCTGGCAGTGCAATATCTACAATTCAAAGTGTAATAAGCCAATTTCAGGGTGGAAATACCAACAACACTGGACAGCAACCAACAGGAGGGAACCATCCATTTTCTTTTCGAAAGGACTAACAGTTGGTTCTTCTAATAAGGGGAATGTATAGCTATGAGAAAAGATGTCATTCAGCTTATTCAAAATGATAAAAAAATACTTCAATTTATAAGAGCAAATCCAAGATGGTATCGGAATCTTACAAGAAATCCCACAGATATTGAATCATTAAAACTTTCTTCCATGTATTATTATAAGCAAACTATTCCTGATAAAGTTGAAAAGTTTTCAAATACCCTTGGGTTAGCATCAATGATGTTGCATATGTATCAATCAATGAAAGAGGGAGACTGAATTGTAAATGAATTCATGTCTCTTTTTTTGATTATTTTCCCTTTAAGCGTGCAACACTATACACTAAGAGGTGATAGTGATTGAAAAGGTATTTTATTAGTCTGTTTATTCTTTCTTTAATTACAGTTGGAACTGCATGTACAAACGATAAGCCTCACCCTGAAACAAACACTAAGGTAATCCCTATGGTTTTAGAACATTCTAAAGATAATGCTTCGATTGAGGTATCGAGTACACAAGTCCAACGGTCATTAGATGTTAAGCACCAAATAAAGGGAAATGATATTTATGTGGAATGTGTGGTAACTAACTTTACATTTACTAAGGGCAAGGATAAAAATGTAGATGGAGAAGGTCACATTGAATTATACCTCAATGGGGAAAAGGTCGATGAAATAGCAACGGCAGCTTTTATCATAAAAGAATTACCTCCGGGGAACCACACTGTAAAGCTTGAATTAGTTCATAATGATTCACTTAAATACAATATCAGTAAAGAGTTCGATGTATCTATTGAAAAGTAGGACTTACAAAGTTAGCAATTCAAGGTGGAACTATGGTATGATGATTCTGGAGGTGTATGCATGCTTGCCACATTAGAAAGAATTGAAATACTGGAAAGTGCAGAAGAATTAGCTAATATGATCCTACATTCAGACATTGCCGATAATTATCGAAAATGTTTATATACATTAAATACAGACCCTGTTGCTCAAAAACTTGTCTCAGAGTTTGTAGTATGCAAAGAGCGTTATGAGGAAGTTCAAAGGTTTGGGAAATATCATCCCAATTACAAGGAAATATCAAAAGAAATTAGAGAGCTGAAGAGGGCCGTCGACCTAAATGAAACAATTATTGAATTTAAGAAAGCCGAAAATGCTCTTCAAACTGTCCTAGATGAAATTAGTGTTCAATTAGGTACTGCCATATCTGAACATATTAAGGTACCGTCAGGAAATCCTTATTTTGACTCCATGAGTTGTGGTGGAGGTTGTGGATCAGGTGGGGGCTGCGGATGCAAATAAGACGGGATATGTTCCCGTTTTATTTTTGTTTAAGGGAAGGTTATAGATATTAATTTCAAAATTGTATGAAAAATATTGTAAAATAGTAAAAAAGTGTGCTAGACTAATAATGGACAATGTTAAATGGATCGTTTAGAAGGAGAAAATTTATGTTTGGTAATCGTCAAGGTATAATTGTATATTTGCATTCCTTAAAGCAAGTTAAAATGCTACGTCGCTTC
This window contains:
- a CDS encoding GNAT family N-acetyltransferase, whose amino-acid sequence is MIEIFTDRLLIVPCSLDIAKSLVFHRKELEKRSPIIIPKGWPYPSVTGMLPIYIEKLENDESEYGWGLWLIINYAEKSIIGDVYVNSKPDENGTVHLSYTMVKDLEDSSLTYESMDALIEWMITQKDVKKVITECCDHNTESIKLFEKLGMRCTRKDGSFLKWELRKAI
- the ctaD gene encoding cytochrome c oxidase subunit I codes for the protein MSTLTQKKGFGATVWDYLTTVDHKKIAILYLIAGGFFFLVGGLEALIIRIQLAVPDSNFVSAGLYNEILTMHGTTMIFLAAMPLLFALMNAVVPLQIGARDVAFPFVNALGFWLFFFGGVFLNLSWFLGGAPDAGWTSYASLSLASPTHGIDFYALGLQISGIGTLIGGINFLVTIINMRAPGMTYMRMPLFTWSTFVASALILFAFPPLTVGLALLMFDRLFGTGFFDPTMGGNTIIWEHLFWIFGHPEVYILILPAFGVFSEIFATFSRKRLFGYSSMVFATVLIGFLGFMVWAHHMFTTGLGPIANAIFAVATMAIGVPTGIKIFNWLFTMWGGQIKFTTPMLYAIAFIPSFVMGGVTGVMLAAATADYQYHDTYFVVAHFHYVIVGGVVFGLLAGVHYWWPLMFGRMLNETLGKITFWLFLIGFHLTFFIQHFLGLMGMQRRIFTFLPGKGLDTGNLISSIGAIFMAVSTLVLLYNVIKTSINGPKASKDPWGDGRTLEWALPVPTPEYNFKQLPLVRGLDALWVEKMAGKKEMTPAEPIGDIHMPNASILPFTISLGLFIGAFGIMYRTEEPWAYPVLFLGAIITFGSMLLRSVIDDHGYHIHKEELLKDDNDKGVKA
- the ctaG gene encoding cytochrome c oxidase assembly factor CtaG — protein: MSLSLFGFQAMWSPYFFITVLALTVLYFVLIGPMRSRFKNSEPATLKQQFLFVTAMILLYICKGGPLDLLGHLIFSAHMGQMAILYLAIPPLVILGIPSWLLRSIVELPVVKPLMKFFTKPLIALILFNGVFSFYHIPLIFDVVKTDMLLHSMTTALLFIASFIMWWPLVNPLEEWETLSGVKKVGYIFADGILLTPACALIIFAETPLYATYTDPQAWVNALQLCVPASMLATLDLGGPEMFNIMSPLEDQRTGGVIMKIIQEIVYGSILGYVFYQWVRREKEQDDIDTLQMNPHTTE
- the coxB gene encoding cytochrome c oxidase subunit II, with translation MKRWLPKVRTFLLFGLMALLLAGCGKPFLSTLQPAGEVADDQYSLMILSTLIMVIVILVVTVIFIYVVIRFRRRPGDENIVPKQVEGSHKLEVIWTVIPIILLIILAVPTVASTFKLADVSPMLEETRDEDALVVNVTANLYWWEFEYPDLGVVTGQELVVPTDERVYFNLKASDVKHSFWIPSVGGKMDTNTDNVNQFWLEFDQERAQEIFYGICAELCGPSHAFMDFKVKPLPRAEFDKWIEDMKVATHEPQSELASAGEQIFNDSSCIACHAINASEKRATAPSLANFGERVKIAGILDYNEENLKDWLRDPESIKPGNKMTNTYPELSEEELDALAEYLMGLKVQD
- a CDS encoding cytochrome (ubi)quinol oxidase subunit III, yielding MHVEEKLTAETFPDSPEKATLEGKNKFLGFWLFLGGETVLFASLFATYLALKDQTNGGPTGQEIFDLPLVFIATMLLLTSSLTSVYAMYHMKNFDFRKMQLWLGVTVFLGALFLALEIYEFNHYVHLEHTITSSAFGSAFYVLVGTHGAHVAFGLCWITALMIRNSKRGLDLYNAPKFYVASLYWHFIDVVWIFIFTVVYLMGMVG
- the ytvI gene encoding sporulation integral membrane protein YtvI gives rise to the protein MSSLFNKRTILIVLSILLIILLGYWILPVSIPLIIAFVTALLLEPAVKLFQKRFKIKRTLSVTIIFIIFLLLMALGSYFLITKVIAEAIQIIENAPIYIYEINRVLLEVEKNLYYRSQDLPPEFVEVITRQVEETLYNFQTGLLAYVNIDNLRSLITEIPSYLVSFIVYLIALFLLMIEMPNLKEKLYTLFTSRTVDKVNFMTSRLSYVFFGFIKAQFLVSIIIFITSFIGLLIIAPDVALMMAFIIWIIDVIPIIGSIVIMGPWALFHFITGDIVLGTELAILGVILLVIRRTIEPKVMGSHIGLSPLSTLIAMYLGLKLIGILGFIIGPILLIAFNSAREAGIIKFNFKI
- the ctaF gene encoding cytochrome c oxidase subunit IVB — protein: MAANLSNSGNPKVDLVYRKKKNAEDMKYQVITFIITLFLTIMAFLAVGLDFTGWYVVPFIILLAVVQLIFQLYYFMHMSHKGHEVPALFLYSGVAVAAITILAFMTIIWW
- a CDS encoding DUF420 domain-containing protein → MNHSIPVLPTISTIFIVISAILVAIGWYLVSKRNIEGHRKVMTLAAVAALIFFIIYASRTIFVGNTAFGGPEDMKIYYTSFLIFHIILATTGAVFGITTLYLGFKDRIAKHRKLGPVTSIIWFFTAITGVAVYLLLYVFYSGGETTSVIKAILGF